One window from the genome of Ramlibacter henchirensis encodes:
- a CDS encoding ABC transporter permease, producing the protein MSPGQRAWQRFRRNRLGFFSLVIFSVLVVLSLFAEVLSNDKPLLVRYEGSLYFPLVRDYPETTFGGDFHTPTDYLDPFIQNKLAQGGNWAIYPPNRYGPKTLNYFASSPNPAAPSRENLLGSDDRGRDLLAQLIYGFRVSVLFGLALTAIGVVLGVLTGAIQGFFGGKTDLAFQRFIEIWGSMPELYLLIIFSAVFAPSVALLLILLSLFGWMGLSDYVRAEFLRNRQMDYVRAARALGVGNGRIMWRHILPNSMTPVVTFLPFRMSAAILALTSLDFLGLGVPPGTPSLGELLNQGKANLDAWWISISTFAVLSITLLLLTFMGDALRDALDPRKDSS; encoded by the coding sequence GTGTCTCCGGGCCAGCGCGCGTGGCAGCGCTTCCGCCGCAACCGCCTTGGTTTCTTCAGCCTGGTGATCTTCTCGGTGCTGGTGGTCCTGAGCCTGTTCGCCGAGGTGCTGTCCAACGACAAGCCGCTGCTGGTGCGCTACGAGGGCAGCCTGTACTTCCCGCTGGTGCGCGACTACCCGGAAACGACTTTCGGTGGCGACTTCCATACGCCCACGGACTACCTGGACCCGTTCATCCAGAACAAGCTGGCCCAGGGCGGCAACTGGGCGATCTACCCGCCCAACCGGTACGGACCGAAGACGCTGAACTATTTCGCCAGCAGCCCGAATCCGGCGGCGCCGTCGCGCGAGAACCTGCTGGGCAGCGACGACCGCGGGCGCGACCTGCTGGCGCAATTGATCTACGGCTTTCGGGTCAGCGTGCTGTTCGGGCTGGCGCTGACGGCCATCGGCGTGGTGCTGGGCGTGCTGACCGGCGCGATCCAGGGCTTTTTCGGCGGCAAGACCGACCTGGCGTTCCAGCGCTTCATCGAGATATGGGGCTCGATGCCGGAGCTGTACCTCCTCATCATCTTTTCGGCAGTGTTCGCCCCCAGCGTGGCGCTGCTGCTGATCCTGCTGTCGCTGTTCGGCTGGATGGGGCTGTCCGATTACGTGCGCGCCGAGTTCCTGCGCAATCGCCAGATGGACTACGTGCGCGCCGCGCGGGCGCTGGGCGTGGGCAACGGCCGGATCATGTGGCGGCACATCCTGCCCAACAGCATGACCCCGGTGGTCACCTTCCTGCCGTTCCGCATGAGCGCCGCCATCCTGGCGCTCACTTCGCTCGATTTCCTGGGGCTGGGCGTGCCGCCCGGAACACCGTCGCTCGGTGAATTGCTCAATCAGGGCAAGGCCAACCTGGACGCCTGGTGGATCTCGATCTCCACGTTCGCGGTGCTGTCGATCACGCTGCTGCTCCTGACGTTCATGGGCGACGCGCTGCGCGATGCGCTGGATCCCAGGAAGGACTCCTCGTGA
- a CDS encoding DNA ligase, with translation MNDPTPGAKLSRREAIALLAAAACLRAGEAQAGPPALMLAQPYEPGVDLAQFGVSEKYDGLRGYWDGQALWTRGGEPVVAPPWFTAGWPAQPLDGELWAGRGRFESAVGTARTRTPDAAAWRRMRYMVFDLPAHPGTFRERHRALGALPFGGGERLQLVQQATLGDPAALRARLERTVRDGGEGLMLHRWDSLYRPGRSPDLLKYKTSLDADARVLGHLPGNGRHEGVLGALLVESAEGVRFRLGSGFSDAQRQRPPSVGSWVTYRYRGLTEAGVPRFPTFLRARPDLGS, from the coding sequence TTGAACGATCCAACACCCGGCGCGAAGCTGTCGCGCCGCGAAGCCATCGCCTTGCTCGCGGCCGCCGCTTGCCTGCGCGCGGGGGAGGCCCAGGCCGGCCCGCCCGCGCTGATGCTGGCGCAGCCCTACGAACCCGGCGTCGACCTGGCGCAGTTTGGCGTCAGCGAGAAGTACGACGGCCTGCGCGGCTACTGGGACGGGCAGGCGCTGTGGACGCGAGGCGGCGAACCGGTCGTCGCGCCACCCTGGTTCACCGCCGGCTGGCCGGCACAGCCCCTGGATGGCGAGCTCTGGGCCGGGCGCGGCCGCTTCGAATCAGCGGTGGGTACGGCCCGGACCCGCACACCGGACGCCGCGGCCTGGCGCCGCATGCGCTACATGGTGTTCGACTTGCCGGCGCATCCGGGCACGTTTCGGGAACGCCACCGGGCCCTGGGTGCGCTTCCATTCGGAGGCGGCGAGCGGCTGCAGCTGGTGCAGCAGGCCACGTTGGGTGATCCTGCCGCACTGCGGGCGCGGCTGGAGCGCACCGTGCGTGACGGCGGCGAAGGCCTGATGCTGCACCGCTGGGATTCCCTCTACCGCCCGGGCCGCAGCCCCGACCTCCTCAAATACAAGACTTCGCTGGATGCCGACGCGCGGGTGCTCGGGCACCTGCCCGGCAACGGCCGGCACGAGGGCGTCCTGGGCGCGTTGCTGGTCGAATCGGCGGAAGGTGTGCGCTTCCGACTCGGCTCCGGGTTCAGCGACGCGCAGCGGCAGCGTCCGCCGTCCGTGGGCAGCTGGGTGACGTACCGCTATCGCGGATTGACCGAGGCCGGCGTCCCCCGCTTCCCCACCTTCCTGCGCGCGCGTCCGGACCTGGGCAGCTGA
- the fabI gene encoding enoyl-ACP reductase FabI: MGFLSGKKLLITGVLSNRSIAYGIAKACHAQGAELAFSYVGERFKDRITEFAGEFGSKLVFDCDVGDDAQIAKLFSDLSAHWPKFDGFVHAIGYAPREAIAGDFLEGLSREAFRIAHDISAYSFPAMAKAAAPMLNDKASLLTLTYLGAIRTVPNYNTMGLAKASLEASVRYLAESLGPKGIRVNGISAGPIKTLAASGIKGFGKILSVVAETSPIRRNVTIEDVGNVAAFLLSDLAGGVSAEITYVDGGFSQVVGGIAEPAA; encoded by the coding sequence ATGGGCTTCCTCTCCGGCAAGAAATTGTTGATCACGGGCGTGCTGTCCAACCGCTCGATCGCCTACGGCATCGCCAAGGCCTGCCACGCGCAGGGGGCCGAGCTGGCCTTCAGCTACGTGGGCGAGCGCTTCAAGGACCGCATCACCGAATTCGCCGGGGAGTTCGGCTCGAAGCTGGTGTTCGACTGCGACGTGGGCGACGACGCCCAGATCGCGAAGCTGTTCTCCGACCTGTCGGCCCACTGGCCGAAGTTCGACGGCTTCGTGCACGCCATCGGCTACGCGCCGCGCGAGGCGATCGCCGGCGACTTCCTGGAAGGCCTGTCGCGCGAGGCGTTCCGCATCGCGCACGACATCAGCGCGTACAGCTTCCCCGCGATGGCCAAGGCCGCGGCGCCCATGCTCAACGACAAGGCGTCGCTGCTGACCCTGACCTACCTGGGCGCGATCCGCACCGTCCCGAACTACAACACCATGGGCCTGGCCAAGGCGTCGCTGGAAGCTTCGGTGCGCTACCTGGCCGAGTCGCTCGGCCCCAAGGGCATCCGCGTCAACGGCATCAGCGCCGGCCCGATCAAGACGCTGGCCGCCAGCGGCATCAAGGGTTTCGGCAAGATCCTGTCGGTCGTGGCCGAGACCTCGCCGATCCGCCGCAACGTGACGATCGAGGACGTGGGCAACGTCGCCGCGTTCCTGCTGTCGGACCTGGCGGGCGGCGTCTCCGCCGAGATCACGTATGTCGACGGCGGCTTCAGCCAAGTGGTGGGTGGCATCGCGGAACCCGCCGCCTAG
- a CDS encoding ABC transporter ATP-binding protein, giving the protein MSHEPLLDVAGLRVAFGGKEVVHGVDFRIRQGEKLALVGESGSGKTVTALSLLGLVQNATVTGSAVLQPRTPGQAPKDLLALPERELLGIRGDDIAMIFQEPMTALNPLYTVGDQVAEVLELKQALTRRQAWQAAVEALAATGIPEPERRALAYPHQLSGGQRQRAMIAMALASRPRLLLADEPTTALDVTLRGQILALLAELQRQTGMAVLLITHDLNLVRKFADRVAVMENGHLVEEGGVNVVFSHPQHAYTKKLIDSRPRREVHEGANGDDEVMRADGLRVSYPVPVPGVRGWFRRGQFIAVQGASFGIPARRTLGVVGESGSGKSTLALAALGLIPHRGELDVVGHQWGPHSAANKAARRQVQVVFQDPFSSLSPRMTVEEIVGEGLLVHEPELGTPGRRERVLSALADVGLTEKQFPGLLDRYPHEFSGGQRQRLAIARALIVGPRLLVLDEPTSALDVTIQKQVLGLLQRLQREKGLAYLLITHDVDVIRAMAHEVLVMKDGQVLESGPVDQVLGRPSHDYTRALVAAAS; this is encoded by the coding sequence GTGAGCCACGAACCCCTCCTGGACGTCGCCGGCCTGCGCGTCGCCTTCGGCGGCAAGGAAGTCGTCCACGGCGTCGACTTCCGCATCCGCCAGGGCGAAAAGCTCGCGCTCGTCGGCGAGTCGGGATCAGGCAAGACCGTCACCGCGCTGTCGCTCCTCGGCCTGGTGCAGAACGCCACGGTGACGGGCTCCGCCGTGTTGCAGCCCCGCACGCCCGGGCAAGCGCCGAAGGACCTCCTGGCTTTGCCCGAGCGCGAGCTGCTGGGCATCCGCGGCGACGACATCGCCATGATCTTCCAGGAGCCGATGACGGCGCTGAACCCGCTCTACACGGTGGGCGACCAGGTGGCCGAGGTGCTGGAACTCAAACAGGCCCTGACCCGCCGGCAGGCCTGGCAGGCGGCGGTCGAAGCCCTGGCCGCCACCGGCATCCCGGAGCCCGAACGCCGCGCCCTGGCGTATCCGCATCAGCTGTCCGGCGGTCAGCGCCAGCGGGCGATGATCGCGATGGCCCTCGCCAGCAGGCCGCGCCTGCTGCTGGCGGACGAACCGACCACCGCCCTCGACGTCACGCTGCGCGGGCAGATCCTGGCCTTGCTCGCCGAGCTGCAGCGGCAGACCGGCATGGCAGTCCTGCTGATCACTCACGACCTGAACCTGGTCCGCAAGTTCGCGGACCGTGTGGCCGTGATGGAGAACGGCCACCTGGTGGAGGAGGGCGGCGTCAACGTCGTCTTCTCGCATCCGCAGCACGCGTATACGAAGAAGCTGATCGACAGCCGGCCTCGCCGCGAAGTCCATGAAGGCGCGAACGGTGATGACGAGGTGATGAGGGCCGACGGCCTGCGGGTCTCGTACCCGGTGCCGGTGCCAGGGGTGCGCGGCTGGTTCCGTCGCGGCCAGTTCATCGCCGTGCAAGGGGCGAGCTTCGGCATCCCGGCGCGCCGCACCCTGGGTGTGGTGGGCGAATCCGGCTCGGGCAAGTCCACGCTGGCTTTGGCGGCGCTGGGCCTCATCCCGCACCGGGGAGAGCTGGACGTCGTCGGCCACCAGTGGGGCCCGCACTCCGCGGCCAACAAGGCCGCGCGGCGGCAGGTGCAGGTCGTGTTCCAGGATCCGTTCTCGTCGCTCTCGCCCCGCATGACGGTCGAAGAGATCGTCGGCGAAGGCCTGCTGGTACACGAGCCGGAGCTGGGCACTCCCGGCCGGCGCGAACGCGTGCTGTCCGCGCTGGCCGACGTGGGGCTTACCGAAAAGCAATTCCCCGGGCTGCTGGACCGGTACCCGCACGAGTTCTCCGGCGGCCAGCGCCAGCGGCTGGCCATCGCCCGTGCCCTGATCGTCGGGCCGCGGCTGCTCGTCCTCGATGAGCCTACGAGCGCGCTGGACGTCACGATCCAGAAGCAGGTGCTCGGGCTGTTGCAGAGACTCCAGCGCGAGAAAGGGCTGGCCTACCTGCTGATCACGCACGACGTCGACGTGATCCGCGCGATGGCGCATGAAGTGCTCGTGATGAAGGACGGCCAGGTGCTGGAATCGGGCCCCGTCGACCAGGTGCTGGGTCGTCCGTCGCACGACTACACCCGCGCGCTCGTGGCCGCCGCTTCCTGA
- a CDS encoding microcin C ABC transporter permease YejB, whose amino-acid sequence MTAYILKRLLLMVPTLLGVLLVTFAIVQFVPGGPVEQMVAQLQGRDSGGERAAAVGAGYRGRQGIDDKRIAEIRQLYGFDKPAHERFFQMLGQFARFDLGRSFYQHKDVWELVKEKLPVSISLGLWTFFLSYLIAVPLGVAKAVRAGTRFDFVTTLIVLVGYAIPGFVLGVALLVVFGGQLQWFPLRGLTSANWDQLSWGGRIVDYLWHIALPVTAMVFGSFAVTAMLTKNAFLEEIRKQYVLTARAKGLDERRVLWKHVFRNALIPIITGFPAAFIGAFFTGSLLIETLFSLDGLGLLSYESVIRRDYPVVLGTLYLFTLIGLVTKLISDLSYVLVDPRVKFD is encoded by the coding sequence ATGACCGCCTACATCCTCAAGCGGCTGCTGCTCATGGTGCCCACCCTGCTGGGCGTGCTGCTGGTCACGTTTGCCATCGTGCAGTTCGTGCCGGGCGGGCCGGTGGAGCAGATGGTCGCGCAGCTGCAGGGCCGCGATTCGGGCGGCGAGCGGGCGGCGGCCGTCGGCGCCGGGTATCGCGGACGGCAAGGCATCGACGACAAGCGCATCGCCGAGATCCGGCAGCTGTACGGCTTCGACAAGCCGGCCCACGAGCGCTTCTTCCAGATGCTCGGGCAGTTCGCCCGCTTCGACCTGGGGCGCAGCTTCTACCAGCACAAGGACGTGTGGGAGCTGGTGAAGGAGAAGCTGCCGGTGTCCATCAGCCTGGGGCTGTGGACCTTCTTTCTCAGTTACCTGATAGCGGTGCCGCTCGGCGTGGCCAAGGCGGTGAGGGCCGGCACGCGCTTCGATTTCGTCACCACGCTGATCGTGCTGGTGGGCTACGCGATCCCGGGCTTCGTGCTGGGCGTGGCGCTGCTGGTGGTGTTCGGCGGGCAGCTGCAGTGGTTCCCTCTGCGGGGCCTGACGTCGGCCAACTGGGACCAGCTCAGCTGGGGCGGCAGGATCGTGGACTACCTGTGGCACATCGCCTTGCCGGTCACCGCCATGGTGTTCGGCAGCTTCGCCGTGACGGCCATGCTGACCAAGAACGCCTTCCTGGAGGAGATCCGCAAGCAGTACGTCCTGACCGCGCGCGCCAAGGGGCTGGACGAGCGGCGGGTGCTGTGGAAGCACGTGTTCCGCAATGCGCTGATCCCGATCATCACGGGCTTTCCGGCGGCCTTCATCGGCGCGTTCTTCACCGGATCGCTCCTGATCGAGACGCTGTTCTCGCTCGACGGCCTGGGCCTGCTGAGTTACGAGAGCGTGATCCGGCGCGACTACCCGGTGGTGCTGGGCACGCTCTATCTCTTCACCCTGATCGGGCTGGTGACCAAGCTGATCAGCGACCTTTCCTACGTGCTGGTGGATCCCCGTGTCAAATTCGACTAA
- a CDS encoding arginine/lysine/ornithine decarboxylase, whose amino-acid sequence MKFRFPIVIIDEDYRSENMSGLGIRALAQAIETEGMEVLGVTSYGDLAQFAQQQSRASAFILSIDDEEFSPGPDLDPAVLNLRNFIVEVRRKNSDVPIYIYGETKTSQHLPNDVLRELHGFIHMYEDTPEFMARHIIREAKSYLEGIQPPFFKALLDYAEDGSYSWHCPGHSGGVAFLKSPIGQMFHQFFGENMLRADVCNAVDELGQLLDHTGPVAASERNAARIFNADHCFFVTNGTSTSNKMVWHHTVAPGDVVVVDRNCHKSILHSIIMTGAIPVFMKPTRNHFGIIGPIPQSEFTPEAIKAKIRANPLLAGIDPDQVKPRIMTLTQSTYDGVLYNTETIKGMLDGYVDALHFDEAWLPHAAFHPFYGPFHAMGKKRARPEKSLVYATQSIHKLLAGISQASHVLVQDAKNNKLDRHLFNEAFLMHTSTSPQYSIIASCDVAAAMMEPPGGTALVEESIQEALDFRRAMRKVDQEYGKDWWFKVWGPDRLAEDGIGRADDWIIKGEARTAKWHGFGNLAEGFNMLDPIKSTVVTPGLDLNGKFAKTGIPASIVTRFLAEHGIIVEKTGLYSFFIMFTIGITKGRWNTLLTALQQFKDDYARNQPMWRILPEFCAQYPRYERMGLADLCQHVHELYAKYDIARLTTDMYLSDLTPAMKPSDAYAHIAHRKTERVEIDELEGRVTTSLVTPYPPGIPLLIPGEVFNRKIVDYLKFSREFNASCPGFETDIHGLVEEAGADGKTRFFADCVKR is encoded by the coding sequence ATGAAATTCCGCTTTCCCATCGTCATCATCGACGAAGACTACCGGTCCGAGAACATGTCGGGCCTGGGCATCCGCGCCCTGGCGCAGGCGATCGAGACCGAGGGCATGGAGGTCCTGGGCGTCACCAGTTACGGCGACCTGGCCCAGTTCGCGCAGCAGCAGAGCCGCGCCAGCGCCTTCATCCTGTCGATCGACGACGAGGAGTTCTCGCCGGGCCCGGACCTGGACCCGGCGGTGCTGAACCTGCGCAACTTCATCGTGGAGGTGCGGCGCAAGAACAGCGACGTGCCGATCTACATCTACGGCGAGACCAAGACCTCCCAGCACCTGCCCAACGACGTGCTGCGCGAGCTCCATGGCTTCATCCACATGTACGAAGACACGCCGGAGTTCATGGCGCGCCACATCATCCGGGAGGCCAAGTCCTACCTGGAGGGCATCCAGCCGCCGTTCTTCAAGGCGCTGCTGGATTACGCGGAGGACGGCTCCTATTCCTGGCACTGCCCTGGGCATTCGGGCGGCGTGGCCTTCCTGAAAAGCCCGATCGGCCAGATGTTCCACCAGTTCTTCGGCGAGAACATGCTGCGCGCCGACGTCTGCAACGCGGTGGACGAACTCGGGCAGCTGCTGGACCACACCGGTCCGGTGGCGGCCAGCGAGCGCAACGCGGCGCGGATCTTCAACGCCGACCATTGCTTCTTCGTGACGAACGGAACGTCCACGTCCAACAAGATGGTCTGGCACCACACCGTGGCGCCGGGCGACGTGGTGGTGGTGGACCGCAACTGCCACAAGTCGATCCTGCACTCGATCATCATGACCGGGGCGATCCCCGTGTTCATGAAGCCGACGCGCAACCACTTCGGCATCATCGGGCCGATCCCCCAGAGCGAATTCACGCCCGAGGCGATCAAGGCCAAGATCCGCGCCAACCCGCTGCTGGCGGGCATCGACCCGGACCAGGTCAAGCCGCGGATCATGACGCTGACCCAGTCCACCTACGACGGCGTCCTCTACAACACCGAAACGATCAAGGGCATGCTGGACGGCTACGTCGACGCGCTGCACTTCGACGAGGCCTGGCTGCCGCACGCGGCCTTCCACCCGTTCTACGGGCCGTTCCATGCCATGGGCAAGAAGCGGGCGCGGCCGGAGAAGTCGCTGGTCTACGCGACGCAGTCCATCCACAAGCTGCTGGCCGGCATCAGCCAGGCCAGCCACGTGCTGGTGCAGGACGCCAAGAACAACAAGCTGGACCGCCACCTGTTCAACGAGGCGTTCCTGATGCACACCTCGACCAGCCCGCAGTACTCGATCATCGCCAGCTGCGACGTGGCCGCCGCGATGATGGAGCCGCCCGGCGGCACGGCGCTGGTCGAAGAAAGCATCCAGGAGGCGCTGGACTTCCGCCGGGCCATGCGCAAGGTGGACCAGGAGTACGGCAAGGACTGGTGGTTCAAGGTCTGGGGCCCGGACCGCCTGGCCGAGGATGGCATCGGCCGTGCCGACGACTGGATCATCAAGGGCGAGGCGCGCACCGCCAAGTGGCACGGCTTCGGCAACCTGGCCGAGGGCTTCAACATGCTGGACCCGATCAAGTCCACCGTGGTCACGCCCGGCCTGGACCTGAACGGCAAGTTCGCCAAGACCGGCATCCCGGCCTCGATCGTCACCCGCTTCCTGGCCGAGCACGGGATCATCGTGGAGAAGACCGGCCTCTACAGCTTCTTCATCATGTTCACCATCGGCATCACCAAGGGCCGGTGGAACACGCTGCTGACGGCGCTGCAGCAGTTCAAGGACGACTACGCGCGCAACCAGCCGATGTGGCGGATCCTGCCGGAGTTCTGCGCCCAGTACCCGCGCTATGAACGCATGGGCCTTGCCGACCTGTGCCAGCACGTGCACGAGCTCTACGCCAAGTACGACATCGCCCGGCTCACCACCGACATGTACCTGTCGGACCTGACGCCCGCGATGAAGCCCAGCGACGCCTACGCCCACATCGCCCACCGCAAGACCGAGCGGGTGGAGATCGACGAACTGGAGGGCAGGGTGACGACTTCCCTCGTGACGCCTTACCCGCCGGGCATCCCCCTGCTGATCCCGGGCGAGGTCTTCAACCGCAAGATCGTCGACTACCTGAAGTTCTCGCGCGAGTTCAACGCCAGCTGCCCGGGCTTCGAGACCGACATCCACGGGCTGGTGGAGGAGGCCGGGGCGGACGGCAAGACGCGCTTCTTCGCGGACTGCGTGAAGCGCTGA
- the arfB gene encoding alternative ribosome rescue aminoacyl-tRNA hydrolase ArfB codes for MVLERRRTVIPPEEVEITAVRSQGAGGQNVNKVSSAIHLRYDIRASSLPPDHKARLLALQDKRISRWGVLVLKAQTHRSQDMNRAEAWERLQELVDSVAEPPHLRKPTRLPASAGRRRLADKRRRADVKLMRSGRDPLG; via the coding sequence ATGGTGCTCGAGCGCAGGCGAACGGTCATCCCGCCGGAAGAGGTGGAGATCACCGCGGTCCGGTCGCAGGGCGCGGGCGGCCAGAACGTCAACAAGGTCTCCAGCGCGATCCACCTGCGCTACGACATCCGCGCGTCGTCGCTGCCGCCCGACCACAAGGCCCGCTTGCTGGCTCTGCAGGACAAGCGGATCAGCCGCTGGGGCGTGCTGGTGCTCAAGGCCCAGACGCATCGCAGCCAGGACATGAACCGGGCCGAAGCCTGGGAGCGCCTGCAGGAGCTGGTGGACAGCGTGGCCGAGCCGCCGCACTTGAGAAAGCCGACGCGGCTCCCAGCTTCGGCAGGCCGCCGGCGCTTGGCGGACAAACGTCGGCGGGCCGACGTGAAGCTCATGCGTTCTGGGCGCGACCCGCTCGGCTGA
- a CDS encoding NfeD family protein, translating to MSDSTIWWLLAGGSVAVEMMTGSFYLLMIAFGMAAGALAAHLGASVTAQLVAAALVGGGAVGALHFWRSRRPRGPESGADPNVNLDVGETVVVEAWRPDGTAQVRYRGATWTAVHAAAGTLPAPGPHRVREVVGSRLVVEKV from the coding sequence ATGTCGGATTCAACGATTTGGTGGCTGCTGGCGGGCGGCTCGGTGGCCGTCGAGATGATGACCGGCAGCTTCTACCTGCTCATGATCGCCTTCGGCATGGCCGCCGGCGCGCTGGCGGCGCACCTGGGCGCCAGCGTCACCGCCCAGCTCGTGGCGGCGGCCCTGGTGGGCGGCGGCGCAGTCGGCGCCCTGCACTTCTGGCGCAGCCGCCGGCCCCGCGGCCCGGAATCCGGGGCCGACCCTAACGTGAACCTCGACGTCGGCGAAACGGTCGTCGTGGAGGCCTGGCGGCCGGACGGCACGGCGCAGGTTCGCTATCGCGGCGCCACCTGGACGGCCGTGCACGCGGCCGCGGGCACCCTGCCCGCGCCCGGCCCGCATCGCGTCCGCGAGGTGGTCGGCAGCCGTCTGGTGGTCGAAAAGGTCTAG
- a CDS encoding extracellular solute-binding protein yields MRGWLVLLASLVAAPAWAAHAYAQFGDIKYGPDFTHFSYVNPQAPKGGEIRMVPPTRPTNFDKFNPFTLKGTPPYGIGALMFDSLLTGNSDEPTTAYGLLAEDVEAAPDGRSATFRLRPQARFHDGKPVLAADVVHSFRTLISKEAAPQYRTIYAEVRQAVAVDDRTVRFEFESPNPELPLVVGGMPVFSREWGKGKPFDQIVSEVPIGSGPYRIANPRMGRDITYQRDPDYWAKDLPVRRGHYNFDRISFKIYLDETARFEGLKSGEFDFLREFTSRNWARQYKGKQFDSGELKKATFENSNPGDFQGYVFNLRNPKFQDIRVRKALTLAMDFEWMNRQLFYGLYKRVQGYFPNSDFHAEGLPKPDELALLERLRDKVRPEVFGPMPISPSTLPPRSLRENLREAQALLRDAGWTYREGALRNEKGEPFVIEFLNDQPGLVRIVAPFEQALAKLGIGWVYRQVDFSLSKERMDKFEFELTSRRIPGMVAPGGELLEYFGSRAATTPGSANYWGIADAAVDELLQKVVQAKTRAELSAAMRALNRVLSHGHYSIPHYYSGAFFIGYRARRFVLPPVIPPYYEADAWAMSTWWASPENR; encoded by the coding sequence ATGCGAGGTTGGCTGGTCCTGCTGGCGTCCCTGGTGGCCGCGCCCGCCTGGGCGGCCCATGCGTATGCGCAGTTCGGGGACATCAAGTACGGCCCGGACTTCACCCACTTCTCCTACGTCAATCCGCAGGCGCCCAAGGGCGGCGAGATCCGGATGGTGCCGCCCACGCGGCCGACCAACTTCGACAAGTTCAACCCGTTCACGCTCAAGGGCACGCCGCCGTACGGCATCGGCGCGCTGATGTTCGACAGCCTGCTGACCGGCAACTCCGACGAGCCCACCACCGCCTACGGCCTGCTGGCCGAGGACGTCGAGGCGGCCCCGGACGGCCGCTCCGCCACCTTCCGGCTGCGGCCGCAGGCGCGTTTCCACGACGGCAAGCCGGTGCTGGCGGCGGACGTGGTGCATTCGTTCCGCACGCTGATCAGCAAGGAAGCGGCGCCGCAGTACCGCACCATCTACGCCGAAGTGCGGCAGGCGGTGGCGGTCGACGACCGCACCGTGCGCTTCGAGTTCGAGTCGCCCAACCCGGAGCTGCCGCTGGTGGTGGGCGGCATGCCGGTCTTCAGCCGCGAGTGGGGCAAAGGCAAGCCGTTCGACCAGATCGTGTCCGAGGTGCCGATCGGCTCCGGCCCCTACCGCATCGCCAACCCGCGCATGGGCCGCGACATCACCTACCAGCGCGACCCGGACTACTGGGCGAAGGACCTGCCGGTGCGGCGCGGTCACTACAACTTCGACCGCATCAGCTTCAAGATCTACCTGGACGAAACCGCCCGTTTCGAGGGCCTCAAATCCGGCGAATTCGACTTCCTGCGCGAGTTCACCTCGCGCAACTGGGCCCGCCAGTACAAGGGCAAGCAGTTCGACAGCGGCGAGCTGAAGAAAGCCACTTTCGAGAACAGCAACCCCGGCGACTTCCAGGGGTACGTGTTCAACCTGCGCAATCCGAAGTTCCAGGACATCCGCGTGCGCAAGGCGCTCACGCTGGCGATGGACTTCGAGTGGATGAACCGGCAGCTGTTCTACGGCCTGTACAAGCGCGTGCAGGGCTATTTCCCGAACAGCGACTTCCATGCCGAGGGCCTGCCCAAGCCGGACGAACTGGCGCTGCTCGAGCGGCTTCGCGACAAGGTGCGTCCGGAGGTGTTCGGCCCGATGCCGATCTCGCCGAGCACCTTGCCGCCGCGCAGCCTGCGCGAGAACCTGCGTGAAGCCCAGGCCCTGTTGCGGGACGCGGGATGGACGTATCGCGAAGGCGCGCTGCGCAACGAGAAGGGTGAGCCCTTCGTCATCGAGTTCCTGAACGACCAGCCGGGCCTGGTGCGCATCGTCGCGCCGTTCGAGCAGGCGCTGGCCAAGCTGGGCATCGGCTGGGTCTACCGGCAGGTGGACTTCTCGCTGAGCAAGGAGCGGATGGACAAGTTCGAGTTCGAGCTGACCAGCCGCCGCATCCCCGGCATGGTGGCGCCCGGCGGCGAGCTGCTCGAGTACTTCGGCTCGCGCGCGGCCACGACACCGGGGTCGGCCAACTACTGGGGCATCGCCGATGCGGCGGTGGACGAACTGCTGCAGAAGGTGGTGCAGGCCAAGACCCGGGCGGAGCTGAGCGCCGCGATGCGCGCGCTCAATCGCGTGCTCTCGCACGGCCACTATTCGATCCCCCACTACTACAGCGGCGCGTTCTTCATCGGCTACCGCGCGCGCCGCTTCGTGCTGCCGCCGGTGATCCCGCCTTACTACGAGGCCGACGCCTGGGCGATGTCCACCTGGTGGGCTTCGCCGGAGAACCGCTGA